The Prunus persica cultivar Lovell chromosome G8, Prunus_persica_NCBIv2, whole genome shotgun sequence genome includes a region encoding these proteins:
- the LOC18768386 gene encoding polypyrimidine tract-binding protein homolog 3 translates to MTEPSKVIHVRNVGHEISENDLLQLFQPFGVITKLVMLRAKNQALIQMQDTPAAVSALQFYGNVQPAIRGRNVYVQFSSHQELTTMYQNAQGRGDEPNRILLVTIHHMLYPITVEVLHQVFFPHGFVEKIVTFQKSAGFQALIQYQSRQSAVAARTALQGRNIYDGCCQLDIQFSNLDELQVNYNNERSRDFTNPNLPSEQKGRSPQPGYGDAGGVYGLQGTGARAVGFPQMANAAAIAAAFGGGLPPGISGTNDRCTVLVSNLNPDKIDEDKLFNLFSIYGNIVRIKLLRNKPDHALVQMGDGFQSELAVHFLKGAILFGKRLEVNFSKHPNITQGADTHEYMNSNLNRFNRNAAKNYRYCCSPTKMIHLSSLPQEVTEEEIVNHLEEIGTIVNTKLFEMNGKKQALVLFETEEQATEALVCKHATSLGGSIIRISFSQLQGI, encoded by the exons ATGACAGAACCCTCTAAAGTCATTCACGTCCGAAATGTGGGGCATGAAATTTCTGAA AATGATTTGCTCCAGCTATTTCAGCCATTTGGAGTCATAACTAAGCTTGTGATGCTTCGTGCAAAAAAtcag GCTCTTATCCAAATGCAAGATACTCCTGCTGCAGTAAGTGCACTGCAATTCTATGGAAATGTTCAACCTGCCATAAG GGGAAGGAATGTCTATGTCCAGTTCTCATCACATCAAGAATTGACAACAATGTATCAGAATGCTCAAGGACGAGGAGATGAG CCAAACCGAATTCTCTTAGTTACAATTCATCACATGCTATATCCTATAACAGTGGAAGTTCTGCATCAAGTGTTTTTTCCTCATGGATTTGTAGAGAAGATCGTCACTTTTCAGAAGTCAGCTG GTTTTCAGGCCCTAATCCAGTATCAGTCACGCCAGAGTGCCGTTGCAGCTAGAACTGCGCTGCAG GGACGCAATATTTATGATGGTTGCTGTCAACTGGACATTCAGTTCTCAAA CCTTGACGAGTTACAAGTGAACTACAATAATGAGCGTTCAAG AGATTTCACAAACCCCAATTTGCCTTCAGAACAGAAAGGAAGATCCCCGCAG CCTGGGTATGGTGATGCAGGAGGCGTGTATGGCCTTCAAGGTACTGGAGCCAGGGCAG TTGGATTTCCGCAG ATGGCTAATGCGGCTGCAATTGCGGCCGCCTTTGGTGGAGGTTTACCTCCTGGTATAAGTGGGACAAATGACAGGTGTACAGTCCTTGTCTCAAATCTCAATCCTGAT AAAATAGACGAGGATAAGCTTTTTAACTTGTTTTCCATATATGGAAACATTGTGAGAATTAAACTTCTTCGAAACAAACCAGACCATGCACTTGTCCAGATGGGTGATGGCTTCCAGTCCGAACTGGCAGTACACTTTCTAAAG GGTGCAATCCTGTTTGGGAAGCGATTGGAGGTCAACTTCTCAAAGCATCCGAACATAACCCAAGGTGCCGACACACATGAATACATGAACTCAAATCTCAACCGCTTCAATCGTAATGCAGCAAAGAACTACCGCTATTGCTGTTCGCCAACAAAGATGATCCACTTGTCTTCTCTTCCCCAGGAAGTCACTGAAGAGGAGATTGTGAACCACCTAGAGGAAATTGGTACCATTGTAAACACGAAGCTCTTTGAGATGAACGGAAAGAAGCAGGCGTTGGTTCTGTTTGAAACTGAGGAGCAGGCCACTGAAGCTCTTGTGTGCAAGCATGCTACCTCGCTCGGTGGGTCAATAATCCGAATCTCCTTTTCACAGCTACAGGGAATATAA